A section of the Engystomops pustulosus chromosome 3, aEngPut4.maternal, whole genome shotgun sequence genome encodes:
- the LOC140122913 gene encoding serine/threonine-protein kinase SBK1-like, translating to MEFCNFELQKISERNFQFLEYLGQGTYGQVVKARERATGKMVALKMMEKSKTKRTSFLEELCTSIFLSSYHGIIFTHSSIVDCVDHYVLAQDLAPAGTLCALIQRDVGIPEVMVRRCALQLCGALEFMHSKQLVHRDLKPDNVLLMDKECHHVKLSDFGLTQQVGTPVPFMSPIIPYMSPELCNLRLTETIINDASVDIFALGVLLFVAFSGKFPWRRAVEQDQLFRKFVCWQNGVDHVPPPKHWENFNGAAQEIFHVLLCQDPKARSLLSVPSYAEIPWGVEDILEEPFQLLFAEDGIQEYNGEIIIIEAEDEYIIVENHGDIECIIVDEATNESNSSPSQTTVMFLVDDTSLALGCEVEVT from the exons ATGGAATTCTGCAACTTTGAGCTGCAAAAGATTTCCGAAAGGAATTTCCAGTTCCTGGAGTATCTGGGACAAGGAACCTACGGCCAAGTGGTCAAGGCACGTGAGAGGGCAACAG GTAAAATGGTTGCCCTCAAAATGATGGAAAAGAGCAAAACAAAGAGGACCTCCTTCCTAGAGGAGCTTTGTACCTCCATCTTCCTGTCCAGCTACCATGGGATCATCTTCACGCACTCCTCCATTGTGGACTGTGTGGACCACTATGTGCTGGCCCAGGATTTGGCTCCTGCAGGAACCCTCTGCGCTCTCATCCAGCGTGAT GTGGGGATTCCAGAGGTGATGGTGCGGCGCTGTGCACTACAGCTGTGCGGAGCTCTGGAGTTCATGCACAGCAAACAACTGGTGCACAGAGACCTCAAGCCTGACAACGTTTTATTAATGGACAAGGAATGTCACCATGTCAAGCTGAGTGACTTTGGCTTGACCCAGCAGGTGGGAACTCCTGTTCCATTTATGTCCCCCATAATTCCCTACATGTCGCCGGAGCTTTGTAATTTAAGACTTACCGAAACCATAATTAACGATGCAAGCGTGGATATATTTGCCTTGGGTGTTTTGTTGTTTGTCGCATTTTCTGGAAAATTTCCGTGGAGAAGAGCGGTCGAGCAGGATCAACTTTTTAGGAAATTTGTTTGTTGGCAAAATGGGGTAGATCATGTTCCACCTCCGAAGCATTGGGAAAATTTCAACGGAGCAGCCCAGGAAATTTTTCATGTGCTGCTTTGCCAGGATCCCAAGGCCAGGAGTCTTCTTAGTGTCCCAAGTTATGCCGAAATTCCATGGGGAGTAGAAGATATTCTGGAGGAACCTTTTCAATTATTATTTGCAGAAGATGGTATTCAGGAATATAACGGTGAGATTATCATCATAGAAGCAGAGGATGAATATATAATAGTGGAAAATCATGGGGACATAGAATGCATCATAGTTGATGAAGCCACCAATGAGTCCAACAGCAGCCCCAGCCAAACAACGGTGATGTTTCTTGTGGATGACACCAGTCTGGCTTTGGGATGTGAAGTGGAGGTCACGTAG